Below is a window of Conger conger chromosome 16, fConCon1.1, whole genome shotgun sequence DNA.
AGGACCGCGTACTTACGCATTGCTCCAAGTTTTCAGTTTGACGGGACAGCAGATTTTTCAAGAGCTCAAGCTTTTCAGGATCCCAAGATGTGGAAGACAGGTCATTGTAGAAGATCTTTTCCACGTCTCTCAGAGCAGCATATGCTACTGATGTAGCATCAGAATTCTAGAAAACAAATGATGGATATGCGTAAAACAAAGGACTGCTAATAAACAGTTTCGACAGCGGTATAATTCTTCAcgcactttcaaaataaaatagcctaaggctttgttaaaataatgtcttaactgaaatacaaataaacgtACTGAGAGACTGTGCTCCTAAGTAGCTTAGCGAATGGTGCCATCGGAACGTTTTACGCGTTAAACATCATCAATATAAATGGTTGCCTTCTTGAATTAGTTTTTTGGCCTATTCGTCAAAGTTAAGGAtgagtgttgattgaatcctggcTTGCATCGGATCATATTCACATAAtcatatattgcatttatttaattcctGAGATTGCCAAACTACCTGAGGCTCGCTCGTGGTGTCGTAGGCACCCTCTGGAAACATGAGTTTGACGTTTTCTTTCAGGCACTCGGCTGGAAAACTTCCGCCCTGTAAGGGAATTGTGTCCATTATAGGCACAGAAAAGCTCAGAAGTCCATTGAGACAATAGAATATTAAATTGTCCTCACCATGTCGGTCAGAAGCTGAATGCATTCTGCATTTAGTTTCCCCAGTTTATACTGCGTCCATTTGCATtgcagtgagagggagtggtcCAAGAAGAGCAGAACCGCGCAGATGCTCCAGAACTTCAGcatacacattttcagtgattaaatGAGCGCTTGTGTGCAATAGAGGAGATCAAGGAAATGCGATTGTATCTGTTGCAACTGATGCCTATGCCTAGTGCTTGGCACCATATTTATCGAGCTCTTTTGGACTTTTTTAACCACTTTCTTTAATGTGGTTTAGTAGCTTACTGCGTGGGATCTTTGGGGTTAAAAgtggaaaatactttttttattttttatgaatagagtagtattaattattaattaaaacattCCCGTGAGGAAATTACTTTCTCTTTTGTCTGCTATAATGGGATTCGAATTAACGTTTGCTTAAGTGTCAGTTGATTAAAGTGGTTAGTTTCATTACGCGAGGATTCTGATGAAGTCCTGCCCAAAATAttgtgttaaaatgcagaccaCGCGTTAgtgctttaaatgtctgttaaatcATGATATATTTTCGATGTTAAATTTGATGTTGGAAAACTGAACAGGCCGGATCTGCTATGAACTGCCATATGTAACTAATATGAATTTATGTTATCGACTTACGAATGGGAACACAATTTCTCATAACTTGTCAAATTAAgaggtatatattttttatgagaatttcttttgaatttgtatttaatgCAGGTATAGGACAACTCAGAAAGCTGTCTCTCCAGCAAAAACTGTGCAGTTCATCATTAATtatgtgaataatatttctactATATATGAATAGACACCCGACGTTGAATTAATTTGTAAGAATCCCTTTGAATTCCTTCAATAAGGtcatttaaataatcatttctTTTCGACGTTAAATTAGATGTTGGAAAACTGAACAGGCCGGATCTTCTATGAATTCACAAATGTAACTCATATGTATGTAAGTTATCGTCTTACGAATGAGAACACAATTTCTCATAACTTGTGTATGTCTGAGGTATATTTTTCTgagatttgtatttaaaacaagTATTGGACAACTCCGAAAGCTTTTTCCCCAGCAGACATTGTGCAGGTTATCATGATATTgtcattatattaaaaatattcatactatttatacatttattaaaataagaaaagttATTTATTCTGGTGGTGTAAATTAGAATGCAGAATAtttctactattattattatatttctttttgcaCAAATGGTTGCATTTGATATGCGGaatcaaaaagtaaaagtaaagtagTTTATTCTGGTGGTCTAAATTGGAATGCAGGTGTGcgaggaaaatgtatttttctattgAAGAAGGAAAGTGCCCAACATGAGTAAATTCCCCCCAggacatttctttctcttttgacTGCTATAATGGGATTCGAATTAACGTTAGGTTAAGTGTCAGTTGATTAAAGTGGTTAGTTTCATTACGCGAGGATTCTGATGAAGTCCTGCCCAAAATATTGTGGTAAAATGCGGACCAAGCGTAAATGTTTAAACTTCTCTTGAGATTTCATATATTGCTATCATATCCTCTAATTTGAGTAATACTCTACCCGGATGACAAcgggcttccttgactgtcattggcacaactctggccctcattctGACAATCTCCGATCACAGACCTCAAAGGCAATCAGAACCCAAGAATCAAGGCTAGATACAGAAAGCGTTCTTATAACTGCACCAAGGAAGCTATTGAattcacctgactaatcagaaacggctgagaagccaactgttcaaCAATTACTTTTCGGCCTTTCAATGTATGAAAAAGGCATGTAATTCCCACactgatcacccgatatggctgtaaatacgctcaaattaaaggtacaattggtaatttcgGACATCCAATggtaaagagaggaattgcagtagcaacatccatccatccatccattatctgaacccgcttatcctgatcagggtcgcaggggggctggagcctatcccagcatacattgggcgaatggcaggaatacaccctggacaggtcgcctgtccatcgcagggcacacacacactattcactcacacactcatacccacaggcaatttagactcttcaatcagcctaacctgcatgtctttggactgtgggaggaaacccacgtgaacaccgggagaaaatgcaaactccacacagagaggccccggccgacggggattcgaac
It encodes the following:
- the LOC133114910 gene encoding interferon alpha-6-like; the encoded protein is MDTIPLQGGSFPAECLKENVKLMFPEGAYDTTSEPQNSDATSVAYAALRDVEKIFYNDLSSTSWDPEKLELLKNLLSRQTENLEQCVGSKMTSTGDGTRPSDDNGRLKPYFERLNTLLKEKSQSACAWEVVRKEVRHSLEKLQQFLERRKKQ